Within Desulfolithobacter dissulfuricans, the genomic segment GCTGGTGCTCGGTGCGACCGCCCAGGCCATGGCCCATTTCGGCATGGTGATCCCGTCCGGCAACATCGTGACCCAGGAGAAAAAATCAGTCGATCTCACCCTGTCCTTTTCCCATCCCTTTGAGCTCATCGGCATGGATATGGACAAACCGGCGAAATTCTACGTGGTCCGCAACGGCAAAAAGACCGATCTGGTGAACAATCTGCGCCGGACATCGGTCATGGGACATGCGGCCTGGCAGACCACCTACAGGGTGAAACGGCCCGGGGTCTACCAGTTCGCCATGGAACCGAAACCCTACTGGGAGCCGGCCGAGGACCTCTCTATCATCCATTACACCAAGACCATTGTCGCCGCTTACGGTGCCGACGAGGGCTGGGATGAACCCGTGGGCCTGCCGACGGAAATCGTCCCCCTGCTCCGTCCGTTTGGCAACTATGCCGGCAACTCCTTCACCGGCCAGGTCCTGATGAACGGCAAACCGGTTCCCCATGCCGAGGTTGAGGTGGAGCTTTACAACCGGGACGGTTCCCTGCAAGCCCCCAGTGATTACCACGTGACCCAGGTGATCAAGGCCGATAAAAACGGTGTTTTCACCTTCACCTGTCCCCGGGCCGGCTGGTGGGGTTTTGCCGCATTGAGCGAGGCCGACTACACCATCCCCGATCCCGAGGGCAATGCCAAACCGGTGGAGCTGGGAGCGGTTCTGTGGATCTATCTGGACAGGTATCAGGGTAAATGACCTTCGAGGGATTCAGCCAGGGCGACTCGCTGCTGCACCGGACCGATACCAGGGTCAAGCTGGTCTGCGCCCTGGCCCTG encodes:
- a CDS encoding DUF4198 domain-containing protein, which encodes MIRKMLFAGCVAGLVLGATAQAMAHFGMVIPSGNIVTQEKKSVDLTLSFSHPFELIGMDMDKPAKFYVVRNGKKTDLVNNLRRTSVMGHAAWQTTYRVKRPGVYQFAMEPKPYWEPAEDLSIIHYTKTIVAAYGADEGWDEPVGLPTEIVPLLRPFGNYAGNSFTGQVLMNGKPVPHAEVEVELYNRDGSLQAPSDYHVTQVIKADKNGVFTFTCPRAGWWGFAALSEADYTIPDPEGNAKPVELGAVLWIYLDRYQGK